One window of the Prinia subflava isolate CZ2003 ecotype Zambia chromosome 1, Cam_Psub_1.2, whole genome shotgun sequence genome contains the following:
- the CLPTM1L gene encoding lipid scramblase CLPTM1L, with protein MLSRSSFTSLVVGVFAVYVAHTCWVMYGIVYTRPCPAAADGAAGGCVWPYLARRPKLQLSVYTTTRSSIGAESNIDLVLNVEDFDIESKFERTVNVSVPKKTRNNGTLYAFVFLHHAGILPWHDGKQVHIVSPLTTYMVPKPEEINLLTGESDTQQIEAEKQTNALDEPVSHWRSRLTLNVMVEDFVFDGSSLPADVHRYMKMVQLGKTVHYLPILFIDQLSNRVKDLMVINRSTTELPLTVSYDKISLGKLRFWIHMQDAVYSLQQFGFSEKDADEVKGIFVDTNLYFLALTFFVAAFHLLFDFLAFKNDISFWKKKRSMIGMSTKAVLWRCFSTVVIFLFLLDEQTSLLVLIPAGVGAVIELWKVKKALKMTIRWQGLRPKFQFGAYNDSEKKTEEYDAQAMKYLSYLLYPLCIGGAGYSLLNVKYKSWYSWLINSFVNGVYAFGFLFMLPQLFVNYKMKSVAHLPWKAFTYKAFNTFIDDIFAFIITMPTSHRLACFRDDVVFLVYLYQRWLYPVDKSRVNEYGESYEEKSKKKAHRE; from the exons ATGCTGAGCCGCAGCTCCTTCACCAGCCTGGTGGTGGGCGTGTTCGCCGTGTACGTGGCGCACACCTGCTGGGTCATGTACGGCATCGTCTACACGCGGCCCTGCCCGGCGGCGGCGGACGGCGCGGCCGGGGGATGCGTGTGGCCCTACTTGGCTCGGAGGCCCAAGCTGCAG ttaaGCGTGTACACTACCACACGATCAAGCATTGGTGCTGAGAGTAATATAGATCTCGTTTTGAATGTGGAGGATTTTGATATTGAGTCTAAATTTGAAAG gaCAGTGAATGTCTCTGTACCAAAGAAAACCCGAAATAATGGCACATTATATGCATTCGTATTTCTTCATCATGCTGGCATTTTGCCTTGGCATGATGGTAAGCAGGTGCATATAGTGAGCCCTCTGACCACCTACATGGTCCCCAAACCAGAAGAGATTAACTTGCTCACGGGTGAATCAGACACACAG caaattgaagcagaaaaacagaCCAATGCCCTGGATGAACCTGTCTCTCACTGGAGGTCAAGGCTAACTTTGAATGTCATGGTGGAAGATTTTGTGTTTGATGGATCATCTCTCCCTGCTGATGTTCACCGTTACATGAAAAT GGTTCAGTTGGGGAAGACAGTGCATTACCTTCCAATATTATTTATTGATCAGCTAAGCAACAGAGTGAAAGATTTGATG GTTATAAATCGTTCAACAACAGAGCTACCTCTTACAGTGTCATATGACAAAATATCTCTTGGAAAACTCCGATTTTGGATCCACATGCAGGATGCTGTGTACTCCCTCCAGCAATTTG GATTTTCAGAAAAGGATGCAGATGAAGTAAAAGGAATTTTTGTTGATACTAACTTGTATTTTCTGGCTTTGACATTCTTCGTAGCAGCATTTCAT CTTCTCTTTGATTTccttgcatttaaaaatgacataagtttttggaagaaaaagaggagcaTGATTGGGATGTCTACCAAAGCAG TGCTTTGGCGGTGCTTTAGTACTGTggtaatatttcttttccttttggatGAACAAACAAGTTTATTGGTACTGATCCCAGCAGGCGTTGGTGCAGTGATTGAG CTCTGGAAGGTGAAGAAGGCCTTGAAAATGACAATCAGGTGGCAAGGTTTGAGACCCAAATTTCAG TTCGGTGCGTACAATGACTCTGAAAAGAAAACCGAGGAATATGATGCCCAG GCTATGAAATACTTGTCATATTTGCTCTATCCACTGTGTATTGGAGGTGCAGGTTACTCCTTGCTGAATGTCAAATACAAAAG CTGGTACTCCTGGTTGATTAACAGTTTTGTCAACG GAGTGTATGCTTTTGGATTCCTATTTATGCTGCCCCAACTATTTGTGAACTACAAG atgAAATCTGTTGCACACTTACCATGGAAGGCTTTCACATACAAA GCATTCAACACCTTTATTGATGATATATTTGCTTTTATCATCACTATGCCAACATCTCATAGGCTGGCCTGCTTTAGAGATGATGTTGTTTTCCTGGTCTATCTCTACCAAAGATG gCTTTATCCTGTGGATAAGAGCAGAGTAAATGAGTATGGAGAATCTTATGAagaaaagtcaaaaaaaaaagctcatagAGAGTAA